A region from the Branchiostoma floridae strain S238N-H82 chromosome 9, Bfl_VNyyK, whole genome shotgun sequence genome encodes:
- the LOC118423340 gene encoding uncharacterized protein LOC118423340: MTSFPCSFSCGGGQCERGDTDTVSCSDLNGVLRSVYLKNNGGGFGPDWKVDWVKVSYGGYQYNLDFYRWIDKGQSSTEFVSAASCSQPSPPPNGYYSSGTSHNSLGYPRCNTGHPGYYLTSSSESSYRCYGGYRYPKNPSVTCSGKVVLTSSFNKKLFVTYLTNL, translated from the exons ATGACAAGCTTCCCATGTAGTTTCAGTTGTGGAGGTGGTCAGTGCGAAAGAGGGGA TACTGACACAGTGTCCTGTTCCGACTTGAATGGCGTCTTGAGGAGTGTATATCTGAAAAATAACGGTGGAGGATTTGGTCCAGACTGGAAAGTTGATTGG GTTAAAGTTTCCTATGGAGGATATCAGTACAACTTAGACTTCTACAGATGGATCGATAAAGGACAGAGTTCAACGGAATTTGTTTCAG CCGCCTCATGTTCCCAACCATCCCCTCCCCCTAATGGATACTACAGCTCCGGCACGAGTCATAACAGCCTAGGTTACCCAAGATGCAACACCGGCCATCCGGGATACTATCTGACCTCCTCATCTGAAAGTAGCTACCGTTGCTATGGAGGTTACCGGTACCCTAAAAACCCAAGTGTAACATGCAGCGGTAAGGTGGTATTGACTAGCAGTTTCAATAAGAAATTATTTGTGACATATCTAACCAATTTGTAG
- the LOC118422218 gene encoding CD209 antigen-like protein E, whose translation MSRLYLLSVILALAGQSLANRTRTPGQHARPMGARLVVVKSAAMDAYLGDTIKNSHNDNTWIGLDDINSPTHQFVWSDGSTLTSSDYSNWERSQPDNPDREQCVEIRVVFAYSWNNHLCGELKHYTCEKEGVLILASYYRCHIW comes from the exons ATGTCGCGCCTGTATCTGCTGAGCGTGATTCTGGCACTGGCAGGGCAAAGTCTCG CAAATCGCACGCGGACGCCAGGGCAACATGCCAGGCCGATGGGGGCACGTCTCGTCGTGGTCAAGTCGGCCGCAATGGACGCTTACCTTGGGGACACCATCAAAAACAGCCACAATGACAACACCTGGATCGGCTTGGACGACATCAACAGTCCAACC CACCAGTTTGTCTGGAGCGACGGTAGCACTCTGACTTCCTCCGACTACAGCAACTGGGAGCGTTCCCAGCCAGACAACCCTGATAGGGAACAATGTGTGGAGATTCGCGTTGTTTTCGCCTACAGTTGGAACAACCACTTGTGCGGCGAGCTGAAGCACTACACCTGCGAGAAAGAAGGTGTGCTGATCCTTGCGTCGTACTACCGCTGCcacatttggtga